Proteins encoded in a region of the Moritella marina ATCC 15381 genome:
- the nrfC gene encoding cytochrome c nitrite reductase Fe-S protein, whose translation MACSRRNLLLGAGAVIFTTGVSKVALGKKSLVATQEDGDKRYGMVFDETACIGCTACTDACRETNNVPEGVSRLTIERSAPMGEYPDVDYTFTRVSCQHCDNAPCVTVCPTGASYVDLKTGIVDVHGDKCVGCGYCLAACPYKVRFFHPETKSADKCNFCRDTNLKAGKLPACVESCPTKALTFGDLNDPTSEINKVIASNAVYRSKVALGTEPKLYKVADTKGEIKR comes from the coding sequence ATGGCCTGTTCTAGACGAAATTTATTACTCGGTGCTGGCGCGGTAATTTTTACTACTGGTGTTTCTAAAGTTGCCTTGGGTAAAAAATCATTAGTAGCAACGCAAGAAGATGGTGATAAACGCTACGGTATGGTTTTTGACGAAACCGCGTGTATTGGTTGTACTGCGTGTACAGATGCATGCCGTGAAACCAATAATGTACCAGAAGGTGTCTCTCGCTTAACAATTGAACGTAGCGCACCTATGGGTGAGTACCCAGACGTTGATTACACATTTACACGTGTATCTTGTCAGCATTGCGATAACGCCCCTTGTGTCACGGTTTGTCCGACGGGTGCATCGTATGTTGATCTTAAAACCGGCATTGTCGATGTGCATGGTGATAAGTGTGTCGGTTGTGGTTATTGCTTAGCGGCTTGCCCGTATAAAGTCCGATTCTTCCACCCAGAAACAAAATCTGCAGATAAGTGTAACTTCTGTCGTGATACCAATTTGAAAGCCGGTAAATTACCTGCTTGTGTCGAATCATGTCCGACTAAAGCACTGACCTTTGGTGATCTTAACGATCCGACGAGTGAGATAAATAAAGTGATTGCTAGCAATGCTGTTTATCGCTCGAAAGTAGCGTTAGGAACCGAGCCAAAACTGTATAAAGTGGCGGATACAAAAGGGGAGATAAAACGATGA
- the nrfD gene encoding cytochrome c nitrite reductase subunit NrfD produces MNTFVSAFTFDSLVWDWIIAIYLFLTGMSAGMVLIAIHLKRKVIEGKASANGIIKATAILAPLGIISGLTILIFHLTKPLAFWKILVYFNPTSVMSMGVILFQVYMIILFTWIAVMFKDELATLLQRLFKGRLAFVNPIVDKIARLENAVELLLALLAVMLAAYTGFLLSALKTYPMLNNPVLPVLFIFSSVSSGAAACLLVGIIGFKESFHSKSVQWIHSIERPVVVFELFVLLTFFTGLIFGGGQNEAAAMAAIGGGFWATWFWYGVVGAGMLVPLGLNFFVPTQAQHNKAFVLLVTSLSLIGVLMLRTFILYAGQMTVV; encoded by the coding sequence ATGAATACATTTGTAAGTGCGTTTACGTTTGATTCATTGGTGTGGGACTGGATCATTGCGATATACCTGTTTTTAACTGGGATGTCGGCGGGTATGGTGCTCATTGCTATTCATTTGAAACGTAAGGTGATTGAAGGTAAAGCGTCTGCTAACGGTATTATCAAAGCAACGGCAATCTTAGCGCCGTTAGGGATTATATCAGGCTTAACGATTTTGATTTTTCACTTAACCAAGCCTTTAGCATTTTGGAAGATCCTCGTTTACTTTAACCCAACCTCAGTGATGTCGATGGGTGTGATCTTGTTCCAAGTTTATATGATTATTCTATTTACTTGGATTGCTGTGATGTTTAAAGATGAGTTAGCGACATTGCTGCAGAGGCTATTTAAAGGTCGTCTAGCTTTTGTTAATCCGATTGTAGACAAAATCGCTAGACTTGAGAATGCAGTAGAGCTATTGCTAGCACTGCTTGCGGTGATGCTAGCGGCTTATACTGGCTTCTTATTATCCGCATTGAAAACCTATCCGATGTTAAATAACCCTGTATTACCTGTGTTATTTATCTTCTCGAGTGTGTCTTCGGGTGCCGCGGCCTGCTTGTTGGTGGGTATTATTGGCTTTAAGGAGTCATTCCACAGTAAAAGTGTGCAATGGATCCACAGTATTGAACGCCCTGTAGTGGTGTTCGAGTTGTTTGTACTGCTGACGTTTTTTACTGGCCTTATCTTTGGTGGCGGTCAGAACGAAGCAGCAGCGATGGCGGCTATTGGCGGTGGGTTCTGGGCAACCTGGTTCTGGTACGGCGTCGTTGGCGCGGGTATGTTAGTGCCACTGGGACTTAACTTTTTTGTCCCCACTCAGGCGCAACATAACAAAGCCTTTGTATTGTTAGTCACCTCATTAAGCCTTATCGGTGTGTTAATGCTGCGTACATTTATCTTGTACGCAGGTCAGATGACAGTTGTCTAG
- a CDS encoding heme lyase CcmF/NrfE family subunit — MIPEMALFSLILGTLSAMLGVAIPLFGIVTKQPQLSRYSWLFSYTAFIAVTTSICLLAYSFTADDFSVNYIAQHSNSQLPVFFKIAAVWGGHEGSLLFWVFSLSLWSAAIAFVNRNHNQAFISRVLIVLSLLTAAFGLFTLLGSNPFSRLFPVPMQGRDLHPMLQDVGLIFHPPLLYLGYVGFSGAFAFAVAALTMPDINIPWPQWSRAWTLAAWVMLTGGVALGSWWAYYELGWGGWWFWDPVENASLLPWLTGTALLHSLIASEKRQVLINWSLLLSIFTFSLSLLGTFVVRSGILTSVHAFAVDPTRGLVLLVILAICVVVPLTLFMLQSDKIKPLQLRSIFSREVVFLILNGVLVVTTLSVLLGTFYPMIFQVFNLASISVGVPYFNTVFVPLALLCFVLMVVAPFIHWQKTNFNGIRTKVILVWVSSVVIGSAASYLFNETLSLYVLLVLILCAAIVMSTLFAGVSIRHLGMTIAHIGIAVTAVGILIVSYNSTEVSAKMSPGSSVELGDLTINYIDTEWLVAANYTAEQALLEVVDSKGHIVQLKPQRRHYPVRVMNMGEPAIHSTWLRDIYITMGEKIDRDAYAIRIQNKPFINWLWAGSMMMMLGGMLAIGQRYGK; from the coding sequence ATGATCCCAGAAATGGCATTGTTTTCACTTATTCTAGGTACGTTGAGCGCGATGCTTGGCGTTGCTATTCCGTTGTTTGGTATTGTCACGAAACAACCACAGTTAAGCCGTTATTCATGGCTATTTAGTTATACTGCATTTATCGCAGTGACCACGTCTATTTGCCTACTTGCTTATAGTTTCACTGCTGACGATTTTTCCGTTAATTATATTGCCCAACATTCAAACTCCCAGTTACCGGTATTCTTTAAGATCGCCGCGGTATGGGGCGGGCATGAAGGTTCGTTGTTATTTTGGGTATTCTCGCTGTCATTATGGTCGGCGGCGATTGCGTTTGTAAATCGCAATCACAACCAAGCTTTTATCAGCCGAGTGTTAATTGTATTAAGTCTCTTAACCGCTGCGTTTGGTTTATTTACACTGTTAGGTTCGAATCCTTTTTCTCGCTTGTTTCCTGTACCTATGCAGGGACGAGACTTGCACCCTATGTTGCAAGATGTCGGTCTGATTTTTCATCCGCCCTTACTGTACTTAGGTTATGTTGGATTTTCAGGCGCGTTTGCTTTTGCCGTTGCAGCGTTAACCATGCCTGATATTAATATTCCTTGGCCACAATGGAGTCGGGCTTGGACGCTTGCTGCTTGGGTTATGCTAACCGGTGGTGTCGCGCTGGGTTCTTGGTGGGCTTATTATGAACTGGGCTGGGGCGGCTGGTGGTTCTGGGATCCGGTTGAAAATGCTTCTTTACTGCCTTGGCTAACGGGTACTGCATTGCTACATTCACTGATCGCCAGTGAGAAACGTCAGGTGTTGATTAACTGGAGCTTATTACTGTCTATTTTTACCTTTAGTTTAAGCTTATTGGGTACATTTGTCGTGCGTTCGGGGATCTTAACGTCAGTGCATGCATTTGCGGTCGACCCGACGCGCGGGCTGGTGCTGTTGGTGATCTTAGCCATTTGTGTGGTCGTGCCATTAACGTTATTTATGTTACAAAGTGACAAGATTAAACCGTTACAATTACGCAGTATTTTCAGCCGCGAAGTTGTGTTTTTAATTCTCAATGGTGTACTCGTCGTGACGACCTTGTCTGTGTTACTTGGTACTTTTTATCCGATGATATTCCAAGTATTTAATCTGGCGAGTATTTCGGTGGGTGTGCCTTACTTTAATACGGTATTCGTGCCCTTGGCATTATTATGTTTTGTATTAATGGTTGTGGCGCCTTTTATACATTGGCAGAAAACCAATTTTAACGGCATTCGTACAAAAGTGATATTAGTTTGGGTTTCTTCTGTTGTGATCGGTTCTGCAGCCAGTTACTTGTTTAATGAAACCTTGTCTTTGTATGTATTATTGGTACTGATACTGTGTGCCGCTATCGTTATGTCGACCTTGTTTGCTGGTGTGAGTATACGTCATTTAGGCATGACCATCGCGCATATCGGTATTGCTGTGACAGCCGTGGGCATACTCATCGTCAGTTACAATTCGACAGAAGTGAGTGCGAAAATGAGCCCTGGTAGTTCGGTTGAATTGGGTGATTTAACCATTAATTATATCGATACAGAATGGTTAGTTGCTGCTAATTATACCGCAGAGCAGGCATTATTAGAGGTTGTTGATAGTAAAGGCCATATCGTGCAATTGAAACCGCAAAGACGGCATTACCCTGTACGAGTCATGAACATGGGTGAACCAGCGATCCATTCAACTTGGTTACGAGATATTTATATCACGATGGGGGAAAAAATTGACCGCGATGCTTACGCTATTCGCATTCAAAACAAGCCATTTATTAATTGGCTATGGGCCGGCAGTATGATGATGATGCTTGGCGGTATGTTAGCGATAGGACAGCGTTATGGGAAATAA
- a CDS encoding DsbE family thiol:disulfide interchange protein: MGNKNKKLTSHFKLMLPSLLGLLFVVAMMFALTAQQDQITPSVLVGKPIPSFTASDLESVLIGNSVFQTNNDISQTDKRFTLLNVWASWCAVCQSEHDFLMKLAVQDNIRIVGLNYRDDRSDARKVLSTLGSPYVANIFDPDGKLALDMGVTVTPETYLLDSQGIVLFRYSGALDEKVWQHYFKPLIQKLLNNKTS, translated from the coding sequence ATGGGAAATAAGAATAAGAAACTCACCTCTCATTTTAAACTAATGCTACCCAGTTTACTGGGGCTGCTATTTGTCGTAGCAATGATGTTTGCATTAACTGCTCAACAAGATCAAATAACACCGTCAGTCTTGGTGGGAAAGCCAATCCCAAGCTTTACTGCAAGTGATTTAGAGTCTGTTTTGATAGGTAACAGCGTGTTCCAAACCAATAATGACATATCACAAACTGACAAGCGCTTCACGCTGTTAAATGTCTGGGCTTCTTGGTGCGCAGTGTGTCAAAGCGAACATGATTTTTTGATGAAACTGGCAGTGCAAGATAATATACGTATTGTCGGATTAAATTATCGTGATGATAGAAGTGACGCGCGTAAGGTATTAAGTACGCTGGGGAGTCCTTATGTCGCGAATATCTTTGATCCCGATGGTAAGCTTGCCTTGGATATGGGGGTTACTGTGACACCAGAAACGTATCTGTTAGATAGCCAAGGTATAGTGCTGTTTCGTTATTCTGGCGCGTTGGATGAAAAGGTGTGGCAACATTACTTCAAGCCATTGATACAAAAGCTGTTAAATAACAAAACATCATAA
- a CDS encoding cytochrome c-type biogenesis protein: MKLSSLYFCFITLFFALPLAAESTLLVDVFEFNSVETQSRAINLARQLRCPQCQNQNLMESNSPIAKDLRLTVYLMVNKGDGDAKVIDYMTNRFGDMVLYKPKFEPRTYVLWLGPVFFIGLFGWLGYRKVKGSIVN; this comes from the coding sequence ATGAAATTGTCATCGTTGTATTTCTGTTTTATCACCTTGTTTTTTGCGTTGCCTTTAGCTGCGGAATCAACACTGTTGGTGGATGTATTTGAGTTTAATTCTGTTGAGACACAAAGCCGAGCGATTAATTTGGCGCGTCAGTTACGCTGTCCTCAATGTCAGAATCAAAACCTCATGGAATCTAATTCACCCATTGCTAAGGACTTGCGCTTAACTGTTTATTTGATGGTGAATAAAGGTGACGGTGATGCAAAAGTAATTGATTATATGACGAATCGTTTCGGCGACATGGTGTTGTATAAACCAAAATTTGAACCGAGGACCTACGTACTTTGGCTTGGGCCTGTGTTTTTTATAGGGTTGTTTGGCTGGTTAGGTTATCGGAAAGTCAAAGGGTCGATTGTGAATTGA
- a CDS encoding DUF368 domain-containing protein, which produces MSKVSTFLKGMAMGAADVVPGVSGGTIAFITGIYDTLLGSISRITPRLIGMIRKDGLKAAFDYVNGTFLIVLLAGILTSIFTLARVITWMLNTHPIPLWSFFFGLIIISVNHMFKQVAFWKVSRFAAVIAGIGFAYSITVLQPLNLEPTSINILLAGSIAICAMILPGISGSFILLMLGMYTPILAAAKSFDIVTLATFASGCAIGILTFSHVLTWVLKHYRDIALTFLTGLMIGTLGKVWPWKETLTWRTNSSGLEVPLLERNLSPFSFEQVTGQPALLAYAIVAMLAAIVLIIVLEKTASKSVSN; this is translated from the coding sequence ATGAGTAAAGTTTCGACCTTTCTAAAAGGTATGGCAATGGGTGCCGCGGACGTAGTACCAGGTGTTTCAGGCGGTACTATCGCTTTCATCACCGGTATTTACGATACGCTGCTGGGTAGTATTAGCCGTATTACACCCCGTCTTATCGGTATGATCCGTAAAGATGGTCTAAAAGCCGCGTTTGATTATGTAAACGGTACATTCTTGATTGTGTTACTGGCGGGTATCCTAACGAGTATCTTTACGCTAGCACGAGTGATCACTTGGATGCTCAACACCCATCCTATTCCACTGTGGTCTTTCTTCTTCGGTTTAATTATCATTTCGGTAAACCACATGTTCAAACAAGTGGCGTTTTGGAAAGTCAGTCGCTTTGCTGCAGTCATCGCTGGTATTGGTTTTGCTTATAGTATTACCGTACTGCAACCGCTTAATCTTGAACCTACCTCGATTAATATCTTACTTGCTGGCTCAATCGCGATTTGTGCAATGATCTTACCAGGTATCTCAGGTAGCTTCATTTTACTTATGTTAGGTATGTATACACCGATTCTTGCTGCTGCGAAATCTTTCGACATCGTGACCTTGGCGACTTTCGCCTCTGGTTGTGCCATTGGTATTCTAACGTTCTCGCACGTACTGACATGGGTACTAAAACACTATCGCGATATCGCGCTGACGTTTTTAACCGGATTAATGATCGGGACACTGGGTAAAGTATGGCCGTGGAAAGAAACACTCACGTGGCGTACAAATTCAAGTGGCCTTGAAGTGCCATTGCTAGAACGCAACCTTTCACCTTTTAGTTTTGAACAAGTGACAGGACAACCGGCATTATTAGCCTATGCGATTGTTGCTATGCTTGCAGCTATCGTGCTTATCATAGTGCTAGAAAAAACCGCTAGTAAATCAGTATCTAACTAG
- a CDS encoding sphingomyelin phosphodiesterase: MNILKNVITATCLTCVMSASALADSDIYLTNNSNQAMSIQVNHTGSDLLEEGAEWQQHVQTLKPWETKIVLSFNRWEGIKSGDNYQFETLVTNENGESLSLLQQVKGYWYKSSLEHGASANDVGLSWADDRDTYRYLSQYNSNSTSTEIAFKASATGRYDDIHYTITPQKIDEQPEHDANALKVMSYNVWALPVIASHIGDRLQEIPEHVKGYDVVMLQEVFAVGRDAFLRDLAKEYPYQTKMLDKSGANIYDGGVTIVSRYPIVNEGQYVYPDCSGTDCFADKGVNYAEVIKNGKAYHVFATHTASFDTDTARDYRQRQFRQIREFAHTQNIPVTDTVVYGGDFNVNKRKFPTDYQQMFANLSANEPEYAGYTESTFDPRINAFAGSALSGGENIEYLDYIVVSNEFAQRSENINTVKVPRTTVASLWKHWNLSDHFPVKAELR; encoded by the coding sequence GTGAATATACTCAAAAATGTAATAACAGCAACTTGCCTCACTTGTGTAATGAGCGCTTCGGCACTTGCAGATAGCGATATTTACCTTACTAATAACTCCAACCAGGCCATGTCTATTCAAGTTAACCACACTGGTTCAGATTTACTTGAAGAAGGCGCAGAATGGCAACAACACGTACAGACACTAAAACCGTGGGAAACCAAAATAGTGTTAAGTTTTAACCGTTGGGAAGGCATAAAATCAGGCGATAACTACCAGTTTGAAACGTTAGTGACCAATGAAAATGGTGAGTCGCTGTCTTTATTGCAACAAGTGAAAGGATATTGGTATAAGTCGTCACTCGAACACGGCGCCAGTGCCAATGATGTCGGGTTAAGTTGGGCGGATGATCGCGATACTTACCGCTACTTATCTCAATATAATAGTAATAGTACAAGTACTGAAATTGCATTTAAAGCCAGTGCTACGGGGCGCTATGACGATATACATTACACTATCACGCCACAAAAAATAGATGAGCAACCAGAACATGATGCCAACGCGCTGAAAGTGATGTCATATAATGTATGGGCGCTGCCAGTGATAGCGTCGCATATAGGCGACCGTTTACAGGAAATACCTGAGCATGTGAAAGGTTATGATGTAGTGATGCTGCAGGAAGTATTTGCTGTTGGTCGTGATGCATTTTTACGAGACTTAGCCAAAGAGTATCCATATCAAACCAAGATGTTGGATAAATCAGGTGCAAATATTTACGACGGAGGAGTCACGATTGTGAGTCGCTATCCTATTGTTAACGAAGGGCAATATGTTTACCCTGACTGCTCAGGTACCGATTGCTTTGCTGATAAAGGCGTTAACTATGCTGAAGTAATTAAAAATGGTAAGGCTTATCACGTATTTGCTACGCACACCGCGTCGTTTGACACTGATACTGCACGTGATTATCGTCAGCGCCAATTCCGTCAGATCCGTGAATTTGCTCATACTCAAAATATACCTGTCACAGATACCGTTGTTTATGGTGGTGATTTCAATGTGAATAAACGTAAATTTCCAACAGATTATCAACAGATGTTTGCGAATTTAAGTGCGAATGAACCGGAGTATGCGGGATATACAGAGTCAACATTTGACCCTCGCATCAATGCCTTTGCTGGTAGTGCCTTATCGGGTGGTGAAAATATTGAATACCTTGATTATATCGTCGTAAGTAATGAATTTGCGCAACGCAGTGAAAACATAAACACAGTGAAGGTACCTCGTACTACGGTCGCTAGTTTATGGAAACATTGGAATTTGTCTGATCATTTCCCTGTTAAAGCGGAGCTCCGTTAA
- a CDS encoding ABC transporter transmembrane domain-containing protein produces the protein MEKSLFQFIWKYSKRNQLILSAITLLTFPILYVSLELPKRIINDAIGGTGEDVTVLGVLLSQTEFLMVLCVGFLVAVLANGLLKMKLNTMKGVLAERLLRRFRFQMVTRILRFPRSYFRTTSQGELVSMVTSEAEPMGSLMGDMLSRPILQTGQMLTILAFLFAQSFWFGLASITLIPLQAWIIPKLQRQINLLNKARIQEIRKLAADIGETAAGVSDIRTNGGVRHRLSLFSNRLGKLFGIRFEIYQKKFFMKFLNNFINQLTPFFFYSVGGYLAIQGEITVGALVAALAAYKDLSSPWKELLTYYNQTQDMALRWEVVTERFSSKTLVDDTLFDGEPDTETSLNGDIELKKITVRDEDGHAILEDINLTIPKGARVAIKTNNESSALAFADLLTREVIPYRGSLTIAGNEMNGLHQTVVANRIGYANSKPYIFKGTLGENLLMPFNYQPILDADISVDVTDWQLESARSGNSVDPFKSNWVVPKTAGFQSYDEIKDWWFQLVEAMGTDDLIVRRGLRSRLDPDTQSELVEAIVQLRPEIAKRLAKAGLDDIVHTFDPEKFNPVSPLGSNLLYAVPTKMLTQLSLSQEDNFVQMLQDEGIADYLAHMSANLIEGLTETFGTDGTDHPLFRRLNMDEDLYHQLRVIVAKRRLVGQSGLSAEDFALMLTVPFAFSAEQIGPSFTDLFKQRILQIRMKSAHEMVAKLDGLFKPIDPQEYFPVMSVLGNAIFGRISSTAGAREKLIEDVIVDVLKEHGLRRLVAQSLYDVATTQGGENLPAIFRERLAFSRAGIKKPDILILRNALASHEGDARALTRRRISELMPDSTQIFIENHFLSPESYDLFVEIVDGRIDGIARQDQPEDDDARQDLKRKLRVIGETDLFGQLDLKQQRLLAFSAQWYKAKPGQAIFSAGEEADAAYLCVKGSAGLYWPATAVEQRLVTEILPGRLIGDLAVIHDSPRLLDLIAIEDCVFLRIGASELIAVIENDAMVAASLLRTVASHLSANATNLRAMRAFAIERGIDFSELDKKEASHDQ, from the coding sequence ATGGAAAAGAGCCTTTTTCAGTTTATCTGGAAATATTCAAAACGTAATCAGTTGATTTTATCGGCTATCACCCTGCTAACCTTTCCGATCCTCTATGTATCGCTGGAACTCCCTAAACGCATAATCAACGATGCCATTGGCGGCACAGGTGAAGATGTCACGGTACTCGGTGTGCTTCTCAGTCAGACCGAATTTTTGATGGTGCTTTGTGTTGGTTTCTTAGTTGCTGTATTAGCCAATGGCTTATTGAAGATGAAGTTAAACACCATGAAAGGTGTGTTAGCTGAACGTTTATTAAGGCGCTTTCGTTTTCAAATGGTTACCCGAATTTTAAGATTTCCTCGCTCATATTTCCGCACGACTAGCCAGGGTGAGCTAGTATCTATGGTGACATCGGAAGCAGAGCCGATGGGATCATTAATGGGCGATATGCTCTCACGCCCGATTCTACAAACAGGACAAATGCTTACTATCCTTGCCTTCTTATTTGCGCAAAGTTTCTGGTTTGGCCTCGCATCCATCACCCTGATCCCATTACAAGCATGGATAATCCCTAAGTTACAACGTCAGATTAACTTACTCAATAAAGCCAGAATTCAAGAAATTCGTAAACTAGCAGCTGATATTGGTGAAACAGCTGCTGGCGTCAGTGATATTCGAACTAACGGTGGGGTACGTCATCGACTGTCATTATTTTCCAATCGTTTAGGTAAACTGTTCGGTATCCGCTTCGAAATTTACCAAAAGAAATTCTTCATGAAGTTCCTGAACAACTTCATTAACCAATTAACCCCCTTCTTTTTCTACTCAGTTGGTGGCTATTTAGCGATTCAAGGCGAGATCACTGTCGGCGCGCTCGTTGCCGCGTTAGCAGCGTACAAAGATCTATCATCACCCTGGAAAGAATTGCTGACTTATTACAACCAAACTCAAGACATGGCGCTACGCTGGGAAGTCGTCACCGAACGATTCTCATCAAAAACATTAGTTGACGATACTTTATTTGATGGCGAACCAGATACCGAGACCAGCCTTAACGGCGATATAGAACTTAAAAAAATTACCGTACGTGATGAAGATGGCCATGCTATTTTAGAAGATATTAACCTAACTATTCCCAAAGGTGCCCGTGTTGCCATTAAGACCAATAATGAGTCTAGCGCCCTCGCTTTTGCAGATTTGTTAACACGTGAGGTTATTCCATATCGCGGGTCACTGACGATAGCCGGAAATGAGATGAATGGTTTACATCAGACAGTGGTTGCCAATCGTATCGGTTATGCCAATTCCAAACCGTATATTTTTAAAGGCACGCTTGGTGAAAACCTGTTGATGCCGTTTAATTACCAGCCTATTCTGGATGCCGATATTTCCGTTGATGTCACTGATTGGCAACTCGAATCTGCCCGTTCTGGTAACAGCGTAGATCCATTTAAGTCGAATTGGGTTGTCCCAAAAACAGCTGGCTTTCAGTCATACGATGAGATCAAAGATTGGTGGTTCCAATTAGTTGAAGCCATGGGTACCGACGATCTCATTGTGCGCCGAGGCTTACGCTCACGACTTGATCCTGATACACAAAGCGAACTAGTAGAAGCTATTGTGCAGTTACGACCTGAAATAGCCAAACGATTGGCCAAAGCGGGACTTGATGACATTGTACATACCTTTGATCCTGAAAAGTTCAATCCAGTCTCGCCGCTGGGCAGCAATTTACTCTATGCAGTGCCTACCAAAATGCTTACGCAACTAAGCTTGTCACAAGAAGATAACTTTGTGCAAATGCTACAAGATGAAGGCATTGCGGACTATTTAGCGCACATGTCCGCCAACCTCATCGAAGGCCTCACAGAAACGTTTGGCACTGATGGTACTGACCACCCACTATTTCGCCGTTTGAATATGGACGAAGATCTTTATCATCAACTTAGAGTCATCGTAGCAAAACGCCGTTTAGTCGGCCAAAGTGGCTTATCGGCTGAAGATTTTGCCTTAATGTTGACCGTACCCTTTGCCTTTTCTGCCGAACAAATTGGTCCATCGTTCACCGATTTATTCAAACAACGGATCTTACAAATTCGCATGAAGAGTGCCCACGAAATGGTGGCAAAATTAGATGGCCTATTTAAACCCATAGACCCACAGGAATACTTCCCTGTTATGTCCGTGCTTGGTAATGCCATTTTTGGCCGTATTTCAAGTACAGCTGGTGCACGAGAAAAATTAATTGAAGATGTTATTGTCGATGTCTTAAAAGAACATGGTTTAAGAAGATTAGTCGCACAGTCTTTATATGATGTGGCGACGACACAAGGCGGAGAAAACCTGCCTGCAATCTTCAGGGAGCGTTTAGCATTTAGCCGAGCAGGCATCAAAAAGCCTGATATCCTAATTCTAAGGAATGCACTCGCTAGCCACGAAGGTGATGCACGTGCGCTTACGCGACGACGTATTAGTGAATTAATGCCAGATAGCACGCAGATCTTTATTGAAAATCACTTTCTGAGCCCAGAAAGCTACGACTTATTCGTTGAAATTGTCGATGGCCGTATTGATGGTATTGCCCGTCAAGATCAACCAGAAGATGATGATGCCCGTCAGGATCTAAAACGTAAATTACGCGTAATTGGAGAGACAGATTTGTTTGGTCAGCTGGATCTAAAACAACAGCGTCTACTGGCATTTAGTGCACAGTGGTACAAAGCAAAACCAGGACAAGCCATTTTTAGTGCTGGAGAAGAAGCAGATGCAGCTTATCTCTGTGTTAAGGGGTCTGCGGGTCTATACTGGCCAGCAACAGCAGTCGAACAGCGCCTAGTAACTGAAATTTTACCAGGGCGATTAATTGGTGACTTAGCCGTTATTCATGACTCACCACGACTGCTAGATTTAATCGCAATAGAAGACTGTGTATTTTTGCGTATCGGAGCAAGTGAGTTAATCGCCGTAATCGAAAATGATGCAATGGTCGCAGCAAGTCTATTACGTACGGTAGCTTCACATCTCTCGGCAAATGCAACCAACCTACGGGCAATGCGTGCATTTGCAATTGAACGTGGTATCGACTTCAGTGAACTAGATAAAAAAGAGGCTAGCCACGACCAATAG
- a CDS encoding SMI1/KNR4 family protein, protein MYSIDQFVKNWGSKNIMVPISNHDIAELESKLTVFLPDAYKYLISTYGLVHTPNVLTKICDLNSDISEVQDFLGLEDIFTLSQLYEMTGMPKGHILFASDCKGDMFCFKLKDCKINNKDCPVWFFNRELCTVNKVSNTFTEWLEQFNTL, encoded by the coding sequence ATGTACAGTATTGATCAATTTGTCAAAAACTGGGGCAGTAAAAATATTATGGTACCAATAAGTAACCATGATATTGCAGAGCTTGAATCTAAATTAACGGTTTTTTTGCCTGATGCTTATAAATACTTAATCTCCACCTACGGCCTCGTTCACACCCCTAATGTGTTAACTAAAATTTGTGATTTAAACTCTGATATATCTGAAGTTCAAGATTTTTTAGGACTGGAAGATATCTTTACACTTTCTCAACTCTATGAAATGACAGGCATGCCAAAAGGCCACATTCTATTTGCATCGGATTGTAAAGGGGACATGTTTTGCTTCAAACTTAAGGATTGTAAAATCAATAACAAAGATTGCCCAGTGTGGTTCTTTAATCGCGAGCTTTGCACTGTGAATAAAGTGTCTAATACTTTCACTGAGTGGTTGGAACAGTTCAATACTCTTTAA